Genomic DNA from Microbacterium sp. NC79:
AATGAAGAAGATTCGGCCTTGGCGGTAGCATCGGGCGGTATCCGGCGAAATCGAAGGGGATGTGCTCATTGTGACGAATGATCTTCGGCTTGATGAAGTGGATGCACGCATCGTTGAACTGTTGACCCGCGACGGCCGCATGACGAATGCCGAATTGGCTGCCGACGTTGCCGTCGCGCCCTCCACGATGCACGCCCGAGTCAAGGCGCTCATCGAGCGTGGCGTGATCTCCGGATTCCACGCCAGCATTGACCAGGCGCGCCTCGGCAAGGGGCTCCAAGCGATGGTCGGAGTCACGCTTCGCGCCGGCTCACGACAGGAAAGCATTGTCGCGTTTAGCAACGCGATCCGTCGCCTCCCGCAGGTCATTCAAGTGTTCTTTGTCGGCGGCTCAGACGATTTCCTCGTGCACATTGCCGTCGCCTCCTCCGCTGATGTGCGCACGTTCGTGGTCGAGCACCTGTCGGCGCAGCCCACCGTCGCCTCCACGCGCACCAGCATCATCTTCGACTACCACCGCAACGCCGTGGCTGCCGAGTTCGAGTAGTCGAGCCGTAGGGTGTCGAGTACCCTGATCGCTCGTCGAAAAA
This window encodes:
- a CDS encoding Lrp/AsnC family transcriptional regulator, coding for MTNDLRLDEVDARIVELLTRDGRMTNAELAADVAVAPSTMHARVKALIERGVISGFHASIDQARLGKGLQAMVGVTLRAGSRQESIVAFSNAIRRLPQVIQVFFVGGSDDFLVHIAVASSADVRTFVVEHLSAQPTVASTRTSIIFDYHRNAVAAEFE